In Gammaproteobacteria bacterium (ex Lamellibrachia satsuma), a single genomic region encodes these proteins:
- a CDS encoding cytochrome b has translation MLIRDTTLHFGIISILLHWSMTLLIIGLFALGYYMVGLDYYHPWYHAAPWWHKSFGLVLLGLLFVRSLWRANNLKPAPLPNHSSWERSLASLTHYLLYVLLYSLCISGYLIATAKGSGVELFSLFEVPALFPEMDDQKDFAGKLHKYFAYTLAAFVALHTAGALKHHLFDRDETLIRIIKTQPDNNHRRKP, from the coding sequence ATGCTCATTCGAGACACGACGCTGCACTTCGGCATTATAAGCATTCTGCTGCACTGGAGCATGACCTTGCTCATCATCGGGTTGTTTGCACTCGGCTACTATATGGTCGGTCTCGACTACTACCATCCCTGGTACCATGCCGCACCCTGGTGGCATAAGAGTTTTGGGCTGGTTCTACTGGGATTGCTATTCGTGCGCAGCCTGTGGCGCGCAAACAATCTCAAACCCGCTCCACTGCCCAACCACTCATCCTGGGAGCGTTCCCTTGCTTCCCTGACCCACTATTTACTCTATGTTCTGCTCTATAGTCTCTGTATCAGCGGCTATCTTATCGCCACTGCCAAGGGGAGTGGAGTTGAGCTGTTCAGTCTGTTCGAAGTACCGGCACTGTTCCCTGAGATGGACGACCAAAAGGATTTCGCCGGTAAGCTGCACAAGTATTTTGCTTACACCCTGGCTGCATTCGTTGCCTTGCATACTGCCGGTGCGTTGAAACACCACCTCTTCGATAGAGACGAAACCCTCATACGAATAATCAAAACACAACCCGACAACAACCACCGGAGGAAACCCTGA
- a CDS encoding EAL domain-containing protein, producing the protein MIGLITVAYIGWEYVNRTSRIQVANIEQRAMIAGAVADTQELLNHIDNGLSRIITEPRESEIEDINKEFSWLNVALLQLEKSLPHTTNGATAAVVRELHLDAQRLHAATIELVEVRTDMERWFPAMRLMREQMLPHNQAVLSELDTILAEVREALEPEEQLEAINAISSLRHAWNNMVSELRLLVANRFGVFSNEASAGMRSRMVNIGYYSEEVPGYIQILRAMVDSDRLGFIGPEALDVLDRHHRDWISASKQLIALLDNPGWRVDLVILTESIDPLLEQMRQQLSALDLELDKQSAQDITLLTKTARTLSFSILGIAFFGILLITFAYIFLNRTLLRPIAETAMALKQEAQGVLDITPPPASLQETASLVEAFNEMRKQVHMRQQHLDHMAHHDALTRLPNRVLFRDRLEHALKIAAREGRLIGLMFLDLDRFKQVNDSLGHLVGDELLKIVAERLRALIRESDTVARLSGDEFAVLVEGINQRDDMIPLAEKMLEALEQPIGIAEHELRITVSVGIAMAPLDDVVADNLIRDADTAMYSAKQQGRAAYRFFTDEMTYVVAESLQLENEIRSAVESGEFLFHFQPVVSLWNGELYCCEALMRWQHPEKGLLAPEVFLDVLDDTGLITSIIDTLLDQASNHREKLSKKLGRDVAVSVNLSARLMNDPAFCRGLLKRLVAREFPLGSLVLEITEDTLTRELAEANEFLQQVKNLGAKIALDDFGVGQASLSHLRQFPFDLVKIDRDFISNVHSDANDANLVRAIIQLAHAFGMQVVAEGVETEQQLAFVRAQGCDYIQGYLVGVPADSGQVVACLSAGRHGSLLAT; encoded by the coding sequence ATGATCGGGCTGATCACGGTGGCTTATATCGGTTGGGAGTACGTGAACCGTACCAGCCGTATCCAGGTCGCCAATATTGAGCAACGGGCTATGATTGCGGGGGCTGTGGCCGACACGCAAGAGCTGCTTAATCATATCGATAACGGGTTATCCCGGATTATTACGGAGCCACGTGAGTCCGAGATTGAGGACATCAATAAAGAGTTCAGCTGGCTCAACGTTGCGCTACTCCAGTTGGAGAAATCACTGCCGCATACGACCAATGGTGCTACCGCGGCGGTTGTTCGAGAACTTCATCTGGATGCACAACGATTACATGCAGCGACCATTGAATTGGTGGAAGTGCGAACAGACATGGAACGCTGGTTTCCCGCCATGCGGCTGATGCGTGAGCAGATGCTGCCGCACAACCAGGCTGTGCTGAGTGAGTTGGATACCATACTCGCCGAGGTCCGCGAGGCGCTGGAACCGGAAGAGCAGCTCGAAGCGATCAACGCAATATCTTCATTGCGCCATGCCTGGAACAACATGGTCTCCGAACTGCGTCTGTTGGTGGCCAACCGTTTTGGCGTTTTTTCCAATGAAGCGAGTGCCGGGATGCGATCACGGATGGTCAATATTGGTTACTATTCTGAGGAAGTGCCGGGTTACATACAGATCCTGAGAGCAATGGTGGATTCGGATCGCCTGGGTTTCATTGGTCCAGAAGCATTGGATGTGCTCGATAGACATCACCGGGACTGGATAAGCGCATCCAAACAGCTCATCGCATTATTGGACAATCCGGGATGGCGTGTAGACCTGGTGATTCTGACTGAGTCGATTGATCCCCTGCTTGAGCAAATGAGGCAGCAGCTCTCTGCTCTGGACCTGGAACTGGACAAACAGTCCGCCCAGGATATTACTCTATTGACCAAGACTGCGCGCACTCTCTCTTTTTCTATACTCGGCATAGCGTTCTTCGGTATTTTGCTGATTACCTTTGCCTATATTTTTCTCAATCGCACACTCCTCAGACCGATTGCAGAGACGGCAATGGCACTGAAACAGGAAGCCCAGGGGGTGTTGGATATCACCCCTCCGCCTGCCTCCCTGCAGGAGACGGCGAGCCTGGTCGAAGCCTTTAATGAGATGCGCAAACAGGTGCATATGCGGCAACAGCATCTGGATCATATGGCCCATCATGATGCACTGACGAGGTTGCCGAACCGGGTACTGTTTCGTGATCGGCTGGAGCATGCACTGAAGATTGCGGCACGGGAAGGTCGCTTGATCGGTCTGATGTTTTTGGATCTGGATCGCTTTAAACAGGTCAATGACAGCCTCGGTCACCTGGTTGGAGATGAGTTGCTGAAGATTGTGGCAGAACGTCTGCGAGCGCTGATTCGGGAGTCAGATACGGTCGCCAGGCTCAGTGGTGACGAGTTCGCCGTGCTGGTGGAAGGCATCAACCAACGTGATGATATGATTCCTCTGGCGGAGAAGATGTTAGAGGCACTGGAACAACCGATCGGGATTGCCGAGCATGAGCTGAGAATCACCGTCTCTGTGGGAATAGCGATGGCTCCTCTGGACGATGTTGTGGCCGACAACCTGATTCGTGATGCGGATACAGCGATGTATTCAGCGAAACAACAGGGAAGGGCGGCCTATCGTTTTTTTACTGATGAGATGACCTATGTTGTGGCGGAGAGCCTGCAGCTTGAAAATGAAATTCGCTCCGCGGTAGAGAGCGGAGAGTTCCTATTCCACTTTCAACCGGTGGTCAGTCTCTGGAACGGTGAGCTTTATTGCTGTGAGGCTTTGATGCGGTGGCAGCATCCGGAAAAAGGCTTGTTGGCGCCGGAGGTCTTTCTGGATGTACTGGATGATACCGGTCTGATTACGTCGATTATCGATACGCTGCTGGATCAGGCCTCCAACCATCGGGAGAAGCTCAGCAAGAAACTTGGCAGGGATGTTGCGGTGTCGGTCAATCTGTCGGCACGTCTGATGAATGATCCGGCATTTTGTCGCGGACTGTTAAAACGGCTGGTGGCAAGAGAATTTCCGCTCGGAAGCCTGGTACTTGAGATCACGGAGGATACCCTGACCCGTGAGCTTGCCGAGGCGAATGAGTTTCTACAGCAAGTGAAGAATCTTGGTGCAAAGATCGCCTTGGATGATTTTGGCGTCGGTCAGGCTTCATTGAGCCACCTGCGGCAGTTTCCATTCGACCTGGTGAAGATCGATCGCGACTTTATCAGCAATGTGCATTCCGATGCCAATGATGCGAATCTTGTACGGGCGATTATCCAACTGGCCCATGCGTTTGGTATGCAGGTAGTGGCAGAAGGTGTTGAGACCGAACAGCAGTTGGCCTTTGTGCGCGCGCAGGGATGCGATTACATTCAAGGCTATCTTGTGGGGGTGCCTGCCGATTCCGGTCAGGTTGTCGCCTGTCTCTCTGCTGGGCGACACGGAAGTCTGTTGGCTACTTGA
- a CDS encoding rhodanese-like domain-containing protein, with translation MRKTFNDLIAEQSKSVDEILPWDLAEELSARDDLLLLDIRCPYEFDGGHIQDSLIVPRGILETACDYGYDETVPALVTARDKRVVVICRSGNRSILAAYTLKQMGFDEVVSLKTGLRGWNDYDQPLVNNAGNPVDPDAADAFFSPAITPEQLGSAH, from the coding sequence ATGCGCAAGACATTCAACGACCTGATAGCGGAACAGTCCAAATCAGTGGATGAGATACTCCCCTGGGACCTGGCTGAAGAGCTTTCAGCCAGAGACGATCTGCTGCTGCTTGATATCCGCTGCCCCTATGAATTTGATGGTGGCCACATTCAGGACTCCCTGATCGTGCCACGGGGCATCCTGGAAACGGCGTGTGACTATGGGTATGACGAGACGGTGCCGGCACTGGTAACCGCACGGGACAAACGCGTAGTGGTGATTTGCCGCTCAGGTAACCGGAGCATTCTGGCCGCCTACACCCTTAAACAGATGGGGTTTGATGAGGTTGTTTCACTGAAGACCGGTTTGCGGGGTTGGAACGACTATGATCAGCCACTGGTCAACAATGCAGGGAATCCGGTCGACCCGGACGCTGCAGATGCCTTTTTCTCGCCCGCCATCACACCCGAGCAACTCGGTTCTGCACACTGA
- the gltS gene encoding sodium/glutamate symporter has translation MPAEQITQIQVKPIDVLMISILVQYLGIYLTRKIRMLRDYYIPPAVTGGLICSGIIALIYVYQGVEISFDMQIRDVLLLVFFSTIGLSAKLSTLAAGGKALAVMVVVAGLFLVIQNATGVGLVTLAGGHPGYGLFAGSVSFAGGHGTAIAWGAEAEAAGLDKASVAGIAFATFGLIGGGLLGGPVARGLINRYKLKGGAAAVEGSSDGKPVATGNSASLSNLLGAILLLAICVESGDLVNRLLFEKGVLLPGFLTSMFVGILLTNLADLIRLRINLHTINKFGEVSLALFLAMSLMSMQLWSLAGAAGTIFFIMILQMLVITLFTTLIVFRVMGKDYDAAVMAAGFVGLGLGATPVAIANMSAVTARFGHSAKALLVIPLVGAFFIDLLNALVIKFYINVITNWLG, from the coding sequence ATGCCTGCAGAGCAGATTACACAGATCCAGGTGAAACCAATCGATGTGCTGATGATCAGTATTTTGGTGCAGTATCTGGGAATCTATCTGACCCGCAAGATCCGTATGTTGCGCGACTACTATATTCCGCCTGCTGTGACCGGAGGGTTGATCTGTAGCGGAATCATTGCGTTGATCTATGTCTACCAGGGCGTCGAAATCAGCTTTGATATGCAGATCAGGGATGTTCTGTTGCTGGTCTTTTTCAGCACCATCGGGCTTTCCGCCAAGTTGAGTACGCTGGCTGCCGGGGGCAAGGCACTGGCGGTGATGGTGGTTGTGGCCGGGCTTTTTCTTGTGATTCAGAATGCGACAGGTGTCGGCCTGGTTACGCTTGCGGGAGGGCATCCCGGTTATGGCCTTTTTGCCGGGAGTGTCTCTTTTGCCGGTGGCCACGGTACTGCCATTGCCTGGGGCGCAGAGGCGGAAGCGGCAGGCCTGGATAAAGCCAGCGTGGCAGGTATTGCCTTTGCCACCTTTGGACTCATCGGGGGAGGTTTGCTTGGCGGACCCGTGGCCAGGGGGTTGATTAACCGATACAAGCTGAAAGGGGGAGCAGCAGCCGTTGAGGGCAGTTCGGACGGTAAACCTGTTGCGACGGGCAACTCCGCCTCTCTCTCCAATCTGCTCGGCGCCATTTTGCTGCTCGCGATCTGTGTGGAGAGCGGCGACCTGGTGAACCGGTTGTTATTCGAAAAGGGGGTGTTGTTGCCCGGTTTCCTCACCTCCATGTTTGTCGGTATCCTGCTCACAAATCTTGCGGATCTCATCCGCCTCCGTATCAATCTGCATACCATCAACAAATTTGGCGAGGTGAGTCTTGCCCTGTTTCTCGCTATGAGCCTGATGAGCATGCAACTTTGGAGCCTGGCAGGCGCTGCAGGTACGATATTTTTCATCATGATCCTGCAGATGCTGGTGATCACCCTGTTCACCACACTGATTGTGTTTCGGGTGATGGGGAAGGACTATGATGCAGCAGTGATGGCGGCCGGATTCGTCGGTCTGGGCTTGGGTGCTACGCCGGTGGCGATTGCCAATATGAGCGCGGTGACGGCACGGTTCGGCCACTCTGCAAAGGCGCTGTTGGTGATACCGTTGGTGGGTGCCTTCTTTATCGACCTGCTCAACGCGCTGGTCATCAAATTTTATATCAACGTCATCACGAATTGGTTGGGTTGA